A stretch of Heterodontus francisci isolate sHetFra1 chromosome 1, sHetFra1.hap1, whole genome shotgun sequence DNA encodes these proteins:
- the LOC137380447 gene encoding elongation factor 2b-like: MKGQIVFCAFKKGVGVNRTQSKPSGSSVRGHEATRSTNVRELGATRSVIVRELGATRSVNVRACVYMSVRTLLLHSSSRRCYSSEKLIHRHQQIWAISRYYELSDNDLAFIKQCKDDGGFLINLIDLPGHDDFSSEVTAALVTTGAFVVVDCVSEI, from the exons ATGAAAGGTCAAAtcgtcttctgtgct TTTAAAAAGGGAGTCGGTGTAAACCGAACACAGTCCAAACCGAGCGGTAGCTCCGTGCGCGGCCACGAGGCAACGCGGAGCACGAACGTGCGCGAGCTGGGGGCAACGCGGAGCGTCATCGTGCGCGAGCTTGGGGCAACGCGGAGCGTCAACGTGCGTGCGTGCGTATATATGTCGGTCCGGACGTTGCTCCTTCATTCATCGAGCCGCCGTTGCTATTCGTCTGAGAAGTTAATCCACCGGCATCAGCAAATATG GGCTATCTCTCGCTATTACGAGCTGTCAGACAATGACTTGGCCTTCATCAAACAATGCAAGGATGATGGTGGCTTTCTTATCAACCTGATTGATTTACCAGGGCATGATGACTTTTCATCTGAAGTAACAGCTGCTCTTGTCACTACTGGTGCCTTTGTTGTGGTAGATTGTGTCTCAG AAATCTGA